A single window of Paraburkholderia youngii DNA harbors:
- a CDS encoding integrase core domain-containing protein produces MWRSVKYEEVYLKAYDSVSHARSSIGDYLNGYNQNRPDARLAGQTLDEAYFATLPAIKSAA; encoded by the coding sequence GTGTGGCGCAGCGTCAAATATGAAGAGGTCTATCTGAAAGCCTATGACTCGGTCAGCCACGCCCGCAGCTCAATCGGCGATTACTTGAACGGGTATAACCAGAACCGGCCTGATGCCAGGCTGGCCGGCCAGACACTGGATGAAGCATACTTCGCCACGCTGCCAGCGATAAAATCGGCAGCCTGA